Within Bacillota bacterium, the genomic segment GCGCGGCACGACCAGGGCGAGTGAAGACGTGTACTTCCACCCCTTTGCCGATCAGGTGCCTGATTACGGGTATGAGCTGTGCCGTCCGTCGTAGCTCCACAAAAGGGCTGAAAATGACTACAGACTTCTGCGCGGACATTAGGTCCCGCTGGAAAGCTGGATAGAACATGACCTCATGGTACAGTGACATCCCTTCGGGATTCCCTACGTCCACTCTCGGCTGCAGTCTCTCGTTGAGATCGAGTGTCTCACTGTCTTCATACCCCGATAGCACGGTCCTGCTGTCTATCAGACTCGCGTTTTGCCCAAAGTACCTCAGCACGACCTCCAGTGCGCTGCCCACCCTGCGTTGCCGCAAATACTCGCAGTTCGCAACGAGGACGAGCTTCCCTTTCGCCCTTGTGAACGCCACGTTGAGGAGACACTTCGCTTGGGCGTTGGTCAGAAGCGTTCCCGGCTTGAATGGCGGGCCATCGACAAGGTCAACTATGATGACATCCTTCTGATTGCCTTGAAAGCGATGCACTGTGGCAATCTTCACGTTGTCACCCAAGTGGTGCTCCTTGGCAAGCACGTGAAGGAGACGAGCCTGCGCGCTGTAGGGAGACATTATCCCTATCTCCATCTTGGTGTCTCCTTTTTCCACCACGCTTTGCATAGCTTGCTCGGCCAACCTCACTGTGACAATGGCACTATAGATATTGTAGCGGGAGTATGTCCCTTCTAACCAGGCACACCACGGATTCGCAGACGACGTGTCGCAGAGGACGATGGGCGAACCTTCGTTGGGTAGAGCCTGCAGTCCGCGATCAGTCTCGTCAGACCTTGCGTGGTGCGTAAGGGGATTGCCATCTGGCAGGTAAACCAGCTCGTTGGCCAGGTCACCGATGGTTTCGTGCATTCGGTACTGCTTTTGGAGTGAAACCAGCCGCGGATCTTCCCTTTGGACTCTCTCGCTGCCATCAATGATACCGGACTCGACGTAGATGCTGGTGCCTATCCTCTTCACCGCCAAGGCTGATTCATTGGCAGCACAAATGGGTGCCAATTGGCGGAAATCACCGAGTACAACAATACGCTTGGTGCTGCGAGTAGACGCAAACCAGAGGTGAGGTTGCGGTATCATGCTTGCCTCGTCTACCACGACATCGTCGAATTGTGCCTGGTAAAGCTCCTGAGTTGTGGTCAGCTTTGAGAGCGTCGCGCCTACTACCTTCGCCTCCACGATCACCGTCTCCACCAGATGCGCAATTTGCGCCTGGACAGCCGCAAGCTCACCTTCGAGGCGCTTGACTTCCGTCCGGGACCGCCCGAGCTGCAACTGAACCTCGTCCGCCGTCGGCACGGGCGCGTACTTCTCAAGCACCCGTTGAGCGTCATCAAGCGCTGTGCGAGCTTCCTCCATTAACAACTCCAGATGAGGCAACGCCTGCTCAATCCGCGCAATTTCTTCTCGGATTCCGACTAGCTCGGCTTCCTTCTCTTGCAGCTGGGCTTCGATAGTCTTTGGATTCAACCCCAACAATATCCTGCGGAAGAAGCCTGCCTGCCTCGCATCAGCGAGCCTTCTTTCCAATAGCTCCTTCTCCCCCAGACATGCCTGCGTCCGCCCGTGGAGCTCGGTATTCCGGTCCCTTGCTGCTGCCAGATCGTCTTTGGCCGTGTCATATCGTTTGCGCAAGTCAGATACCTCTCTCAGCCTCTCCTCCCACCATGCCCACCGATCGCTTAGCTCTCTCGCGGCAGCGAGACATCGTTCGATTTCTTCACACCGCTGCCTGAGGCCGGCGCCTCGTTTCTCCACAACCGTCTCCAACAGGAGCTCTTGGATTTCCGAGTCCATTTCTCTGGGTTGCCCAATGCGAAGGATAACCCCGTTGTCGATCTGCTCGCGAGTCAATCCCTTCTTGGCTGCCTTCAGTACTTG encodes:
- a CDS encoding AAA family ATPase; translation: MTYEAITEEMIRALGDEVEAIKRGTGGQQVGLQDGVKRGFSVGRYLYSFNLAFELNVPDDTPAQLIVGETRYSVTVVTVDGFEIILMVTKDLGERVPSARLNTSPYYLLEILQTRLRETLSGSLRANKEMAMRLFNQAPNEKFSFEPPVGLLPSGEHEPNSEQRAAVSRALSQRVTFVWGPPGTGKTTTITYLVPLLIQRGERVLITSHTNTAVDQVLKAAKKGLTREQIDNGVILRIGQPREMDSEIQELLLETVVEKRGAGLRQRCEEIERCLAAARELSDRWAWWEERLREVSDLRKRYDTAKDDLAAARDRNTELHGRTQACLGEKELLERRLADARQAGFFRRILLGLNPKTIEAQLQEKEAELVGIREEIARIEQALPHLELLMEEARTALDDAQRVLEKYAPVPTADEVQLQLGRSRTEVKRLEGELAAVQAQIAHLVETVIVEAKVVGATLSKLTTTQELYQAQFDDVVVDEASMIPQPHLWFASTRSTKRIVVLGDFRQLAPICAANESALAVKRIGTSIYVESGIIDGSERVQREDPRLVSLQKQYRMHETIGDLANELVYLPDGNPLTHHARSDETDRGLQALPNEGSPIVLCDTSSANPWCAWLEGTYSRYNIYSAIVTVRLAEQAMQSVVEKGDTKMEIGIMSPYSAQARLLHVLAKEHHLGDNVKIATVHRFQGNQKDVIIVDLVDGPPFKPGTLLTNAQAKCLLNVAFTRAKGKLVLVANCEYLRQRRVGSALEVVLRYFGQNASLIDSRTVLSGYEDSETLDLNERLQPRVDVGNPEGMSLYHEVMFYPAFQRDLMSAQKSVVIFSPFVELRRTAQLIPVIRHLIGKGVEVHVFTRPGRAAHQGDTDYESGDSLLQQLESVGVKINVRKGVHEKLAFIDDRITWCGSLNILSHSRTTEQMIRFENPRLTEIFLEFNGVVEAFNTEKRREAADALLKRISAALEKRMGRPTCPRPDCRRPMVLRTGRFGPFFGCSGYPRCNETMNISRPVPEVVIEELDIPCPVCKTGRMRFRSGRRGAFMGCSRYPECKGTEPLES